In Bacteroidota bacterium, a single genomic region encodes these proteins:
- the pruA gene encoding L-glutamate gamma-semialdehyde dehydrogenase: protein MNGTFKIPVAVNEPIKQFAPGSIDRELLKKTLAEMRSQKVDIPMYIGNKEVRTGKKVTLICPHDYKHILGYYHKGDKTHVKQAIAAAMKAKKKWMEMPWEHRAAIFLKAAELLAGPYRYKIVAATMLGQSKNVFQAEIDAACESIDFLRFNVKYMTEIYQQQVDSTSAMWNRLEWRPLEGFIWALTPFNFTAIGLNLTSSCAMMGNTVVWKQSNTAIYSANVIMEVFRKAGLPAGVINWIHCGGAETANVVLNSPDFGGIHFTGSTEVFRSIWKKIGENIHIYKSYPRIVGETGGKDFIIGHCSADPKVLATAIMRGAFEFQGQKCSACSRAYIPSNLWREVKKIFVEEMSTMKMGPTEDLGNFINAVIDEASFDKIVGYIDRAKKDRKETQIIVGGNYDKSKGYFIQPTIIQAKNPTYRTMCEEIFGPVLTVHVYDENKFEKTLDLVNTTSPYALTGSIIAQDRYAISLAEKKLVHAAGNFYINDKCTGAVVGQQPFGGSRASGTCDKAGHMINLLRWVAPRTIKELFVPPTDYRYPFLEPDKKQNGHATEPNISVKKKELEKN from the coding sequence ATGAACGGCACATTCAAAATCCCAGTCGCAGTAAACGAACCCATCAAACAATTCGCTCCCGGAAGCATTGACAGAGAACTTCTGAAAAAAACGCTCGCAGAAATGCGTTCGCAGAAAGTTGACATTCCCATGTATATTGGCAATAAAGAAGTTCGCACCGGAAAAAAAGTTACGCTCATCTGCCCGCACGACTATAAACATATTTTAGGATATTATCACAAGGGAGATAAAACTCACGTGAAGCAAGCGATTGCCGCTGCGATGAAGGCGAAAAAGAAATGGATGGAAATGCCGTGGGAACACCGCGCTGCTATTTTCCTTAAAGCCGCTGAGCTGCTTGCGGGTCCTTACCGATATAAAATTGTTGCCGCTACCATGCTCGGACAATCTAAAAATGTTTTCCAGGCGGAGATTGACGCAGCATGCGAGTCAATAGATTTTTTGCGCTTCAATGTAAAATACATGACAGAAATTTACCAGCAGCAAGTGGATTCAACTTCTGCTATGTGGAATCGTTTAGAGTGGCGCCCGCTCGAAGGTTTCATCTGGGCGCTCACTCCGTTTAACTTCACTGCGATTGGATTGAACTTAACTTCTTCCTGCGCCATGATGGGAAATACGGTTGTGTGGAAACAATCCAACACGGCAATTTACTCTGCAAATGTGATTATGGAAGTTTTCCGCAAAGCAGGATTGCCTGCAGGAGTAATCAACTGGATTCATTGCGGAGGCGCAGAAACTGCCAATGTGGTTTTAAATTCTCCCGACTTCGGAGGAATTCATTTCACCGGCTCCACAGAAGTTTTCAGAAGCATCTGGAAAAAAATCGGAGAGAACATTCATATTTATAAATCGTATCCGAGAATTGTTGGCGAAACAGGAGGAAAAGATTTTATCATCGGGCACTGTTCCGCTGACCCAAAAGTTTTGGCAACGGCAATCATGCGAGGCGCGTTTGAATTCCAAGGACAAAAATGTTCCGCCTGCTCGCGCGCTTATATTCCTTCCAACTTGTGGAGAGAAGTGAAAAAGATTTTTGTAGAAGAAATGTCTACTATGAAAATGGGGCCGACTGAAGATTTAGGAAACTTCATTAACGCGGTGATTGATGAAGCATCGTTCGATAAAATTGTCGGCTACATTGACCGCGCGAAAAAAGACAGAAAGGAAACACAAATAATTGTCGGTGGAAATTATGACAAGAGCAAGGGATATTTTATTCAACCCACAATTATACAGGCAAAAAATCCAACTTACCGAACCATGTGCGAAGAAATTTTTGGTCCGGTGCTCACGGTTCATGTATATGATGAAAATAAATTTGAAAAGACACTTGACCTTGTAAATACTACTTCTCCTTACGCGCTCACAGGTTCTATCATTGCGCAGGACAGATATGCAATTTCGCTCGCAGAAAAAAAATTAGTTCACGCTGCAGGAAATTTTTACATCAATGATAAATGCACGGGCGCAGTGGTTGGCCAGCAGCCGTTTGGAGGTTCACGTGCATCCGGCACATGCGATAAAGCAGGGCACATGATTAACCTTCTGCGCTGGGTTGCCCCGAGAACTATAAAAGAACTTTTTGTTCCTCCTACTGATTATCGTTATCCATTTCTGGAACCTGATAAAAAACAGAACGGGCATGCCACTGAACCGAATATTTCTGTGAAGAAAAAAGAATTGGAGAAAAATTAA
- a CDS encoding DUF2442 domain-containing protein, translated as MKPEGIINTSPVIDKIDFPDKGSIRLFLKDGRIIIVPLKYFPSLKHLREKERKKYHIGDGQILIFDNCDEVFHIEQFLGKEQRYRYHFETTIAAESMPKYGKK; from the coding sequence ATGAAACCTGAAGGCATTATTAATACTTCTCCGGTAATTGATAAAATAGATTTTCCTGATAAAGGAAGTATTCGTCTTTTTCTTAAGGATGGACGGATAATTATTGTTCCTCTCAAATATTTTCCATCACTCAAACACCTTCGTGAAAAAGAAAGAAAGAAGTATCATATTGGCGATGGACAAATATTAATTTTTGATAACTGTGATGAAGTGTTTCACATAGAACAGTTTTTAGGAAAAGAACAGCGGTACCGCTATCATTTTGAAACCACCATTGCTGCCGAGTCAATGCCAAAGTATGGCAAGAAATAA
- the apaG gene encoding Co2+/Mg2+ efflux protein ApaG — protein sequence MISQITKGVKITVRTKFQDAFSRPETRHFLFTYKIMIENRSEYTVQLLRRKWNIFDSNGEHRVVEGDGVVGQQPVLTPNEIYEYESACNLVTDMGKMKGVYEMMRIIDKEKFLVEIPEFKLIAPQRLN from the coding sequence ATGATTTCTCAAATAACAAAAGGCGTTAAGATTACTGTCCGAACAAAATTTCAGGATGCATTTTCCCGTCCTGAAACAAGGCACTTTCTTTTCACATATAAAATCATGATTGAAAACCGAAGTGAGTACACTGTTCAACTTCTAAGACGCAAGTGGAACATTTTTGATTCGAACGGTGAGCACCGAGTGGTAGAAGGTGATGGCGTTGTCGGTCAGCAACCAGTTCTGACACCAAATGAAATTTACGAATATGAATCCGCTTGCAACTTAGTAACTGACATGGGAAAAATGAAAGGCGTGTATGAGATGATGAGAATTATTGACAAAGAAAAATTTTTAGTAGAGATTCCTGAATTTAAATTAATCGCTCCACAACGACTAAACTGA
- a CDS encoding M61 family metallopeptidase, whose amino-acid sequence MKYIFSYSEPQKHLIDIEFIADKISADETLIQLPAWRPGRYELGNFAKNVKTFSAFDEKGNQLSFHKITKDCWKIQTKGVKELHIKYSYYAVDLNAGSTYLDEKQLYVNPVNCCVYIPERINDACEVEIHTPKNYLLATSLKRKDKTVSPFRVGATSYHELADSPLIVSATIQHNIFVLDGVEFNLWFNGECKPNWPKIINDFFIFINEQFVTMKGTIPSDEYHFLFQILPYKFHHGVEHLSSTVITLGPSYEIMRGDAFLEFLSVSSHELFHSWNIKAIRPAEMFPYDYTKENYSRLGFVAEGVTTYYGDFFLFRSGIYSEFEVNRVLSKHLQNHFDNFGRYNLSVADSSFDSWLDGYSEIVPHRKTSIYSEGCLIALMTDLLIRKYSDNEKSLDDVMRHLYNEFAKKGKGYTEIDYKNVCEKFAGHPLEEFFSTYVYKPASYENALRECIDYIGLQLMTASSKKFHEKHYGFKISENLPVTKVIAISPNSVAEKAGIQLNDEIISINGYAVKNNFGEWARYFGAGEIKLIVSNAGKVRMISFAPSSEEYYKVHYVQKTLTPTENQMKNFTSWSKRKF is encoded by the coding sequence TTGAAATATATATTTTCATATTCCGAGCCGCAAAAACATTTAATAGATATTGAATTTATCGCTGATAAAATTTCTGCCGATGAAACGTTGATTCAACTTCCTGCATGGCGTCCGGGAAGATATGAGCTCGGAAACTTCGCCAAGAATGTAAAAACATTTTCCGCGTTTGATGAAAAAGGAAATCAACTTTCATTTCACAAAATCACAAAAGATTGCTGGAAGATTCAGACAAAAGGAGTAAAAGAACTTCACATAAAATATTCTTACTACGCGGTTGATTTGAATGCGGGCTCAACTTATCTGGATGAAAAGCAGCTTTACGTTAATCCTGTGAACTGCTGCGTGTATATTCCTGAAAGAATTAATGACGCTTGCGAAGTAGAAATTCACACACCAAAAAATTATTTGCTCGCCACTTCTTTAAAGAGAAAAGACAAAACCGTTTCTCCCTTTAGGGTCGGGGCAACATCTTACCATGAGTTGGCCGATTCTCCTTTAATTGTGAGCGCCACCATTCAGCATAATATCTTTGTGCTCGATGGCGTGGAATTTAATTTATGGTTCAACGGAGAGTGCAAACCCAACTGGCCGAAAATCATCAATGACTTTTTTATTTTCATCAACGAACAGTTTGTTACAATGAAAGGAACGATTCCTTCGGATGAATACCATTTCCTTTTTCAGATTCTTCCCTATAAATTTCATCACGGTGTTGAACATCTTTCTTCCACCGTGATTACGCTCGGACCTTCGTATGAAATCATGCGCGGAGATGCTTTCCTGGAATTTCTCAGCGTGAGCTCGCACGAACTTTTTCATTCGTGGAACATAAAAGCAATTCGCCCGGCAGAAATGTTTCCGTATGATTACACAAAAGAAAATTATTCGCGCTTAGGTTTTGTGGCGGAAGGCGTAACAACTTACTATGGAGATTTCTTTTTGTTCCGCTCGGGAATTTATTCTGAGTTTGAAGTAAACCGCGTTCTCTCAAAGCACTTGCAAAATCATTTCGACAACTTTGGAAGATATAATCTCAGCGTTGCGGATTCTTCTTTTGATTCCTGGCTAGATGGATATTCAGAAATTGTTCCTCATAGAAAAACTTCTATTTATTCTGAAGGATGTTTAATTGCGTTGATGACCGATTTACTCATTCGAAAATATTCCGACAACGAAAAATCGTTGGATGACGTGATGCGTCATTTATATAATGAGTTTGCAAAGAAAGGAAAAGGATATACAGAAATAGATTATAAAAATGTTTGCGAAAAGTTCGCAGGTCATCCGCTCGAAGAATTTTTCAGCACTTATGTTTATAAACCCGCTTCGTATGAAAATGCTTTAAGGGAATGTATTGATTACATCGGTCTGCAACTTATGACGGCTTCTTCAAAAAAGTTTCATGAAAAGCATTATGGTTTTAAGATAAGCGAGAACCTTCCCGTTACAAAAGTAATTGCTATTTCTCCCAATTCCGTTGCGGAGAAAGCGGGCATTCAGTTAAACGATGAAATTATTTCCATCAATGGCTATGCGGTAAAAAATAATTTTGGGGAATGGGCGCGCTACTTTGGTGCCGGTGAAATAAAATTAATTGTGAGTAATGCCGGAAAAGTGAGAATGATTTCGTTCGCGCCTTCATCTGAGGAATATTATAAAGTTCATTATGTTCAAAAGACACTGACCCCCACCGAAAACCAAATGAAAAACTTTACTTCATGGTCGAAAAGAAAATTTTAA
- a CDS encoding DUF4160 domain-containing protein, whose translation MPKIALYKYLSFFIVSYDLKERLHLHIIKTKGKNSRVAKIWLEPIKVFDAGDLSKSEINLAVKLIEKNKDEIKSKILNFAEGKKSKPLSLKLK comes from the coding sequence ATGCCTAAAATAGCTCTTTATAAATATCTTTCTTTTTTTATCGTGTCGTATGATTTAAAAGAACGATTGCACTTGCACATTATCAAAACAAAAGGGAAAAATAGCCGGGTAGCTAAAATATGGCTCGAACCTATTAAGGTTTTTGATGCGGGCGATTTATCCAAATCAGAAATAAATTTGGCTGTGAAACTGATAGAGAAAAATAAAGACGAAATAAAAAGTAAAATTCTTAACTTTGCTGAAGGAAAGAAATCAAAACCTCTTTCTTTGAAACTAAAATGA